The Amphiprion ocellaris isolate individual 3 ecotype Okinawa chromosome 6, ASM2253959v1, whole genome shotgun sequence genome contains a region encoding:
- the rnft2 gene encoding RING finger and transmembrane domain-containing protein 2 translates to MQRRHSSNTDGMPSERSRSQTLGSESSLDEGGVFDCLKPDSPASPQQIFSGLVGVPSGSVSSAQFQAAGLVLGSPPEVFIQMTASSREEGGPHRTEGGPFLPRPPQHHHHHHHFHHQPLQHRTPSLLQQATTAAGSERHSSREEAQEDQSTPAPALSELKAVVTWLQRGFPFILILLAKVCFQHKLGIAVCVGMASTFAYANSTFRHQVSLREERSIFVALWIIVFLGGNIVYIYYTFSHEELHNSLIFAKPNLNSFDFFDLIWDVGITDFVLKYVTIVLKCFILFLPKIFLAFKSRGKFYLLIEELSQLFRALVPIQLWYKYIMGEDPSNSYFLGATLIIIYSLCKSFDICGRVSAIRKALVMLCSTQSYGVRAGSQQCSEAGDVCAICQADFRDPIALLCQHVFCEECLCLWFDRERTCPLCRSTVMETLRCWKDGTTSAHFQIY, encoded by the exons ATGCAGAGGAGACACAGCAGTAACACGGATGGCATGCCCTCTGAAAG GAGCCGAAGCCAAACCCTGGGATCGGAGAGCAGCCTGGATGAGGGTGGTGTGTTCGACTGCCTGAAGCCAGACTCGCCCGCTTCACCCCAGCAGATCTTCTCCGGCCTGGTTGGAGTCCCCTCCGGCTCCGTCTCCTCTGCCCAGTTCCAGGCAGCCGGCTTAGTCTTGGGCTCCCCTCCGGAAGTTTTCATCCAGATGACCGCCTCGTCCAGAGAGGAAGGGGGCCCCCATCGTACGGAAGGCGGCCCCTTCCTCCCTCGGCCGCCTcagcaccaccatcaccaccaccacttcCACCACCAGCCCCTCCAGCACAGGACCCCCTCTCTGCTCCAGCAGGCCACCACAGCGGCCGGCTCCGAGAGGCACAGCTCCAGGGAGGAGGCTCAGGAGGACCAGTCCACCCCTGCACCGGCGCTGTCCGAGCTAAAGGCGGTGGTCACCTGGCTGCAGAGGGGCTTCCCCTTCATCCTCATTTTACTGGCTAAAGTCTGCTTTCAGCATAAACTAG GTATTGCTGTGTGTGTGGGGATGGCCAGCACGTTTGCCTACGCCAACTCCACATTCAGGCACCAAGTCTCATTACGG GAGGAACGGTCTATATTTGTGGCTCTGTGGATCATCGTGTTCCTCGGAGGGAACATAGTGTATATCTACTACACATTTAGCCACGAGGAGCTGCACAACAG cCTCATTTTTGCCAAGCCCAACCTCAACAGCTTTGACTTCTTCGATCTGATCTGGGATGTTGGCATCACTGACTTTGTGCTGAAATACGTCACCATCGTCCTGAAATGCTTCATCCTCTTTCTGCCCAAGATTTTCCTGGCCTTCAAATCCAGG GGTAAGTTCTACCTGCTGATCGAGGAGCTGAGCCAGCTGTTTCGCGCCCTGGTCCCCATCCAGCTGTGGTACAAGTACATCATGGGAGAAGACCCCTCCAACAGTTACTTCCTGGGAGCCACACTCATCATCATCTATAGCCTCTGCAAG TCCTTTGACATCTGTGGACGTGTTTCTGCAATCCGGAAGGCCTTGGTCATGCTCTGCAGCACCCAG AGTTATGGAGTGAGAGCTGGCAGTCAGCAGTGCAGCGAAGCGGGTGACGTCTGCGCTATTTGTCAGGCTGATTTCAGAGATCCCATTGCTCTTCTCTGTCAG CACGTGTTCTGCGaggagtgtttgtgtttgtggttcgACCGCGAGAGAACGTGTCCACTGTGTCGCTCCACGGTCATGGAGACGCTGCGATGCTGGAAGGACGGAACCACCTCCGCTCATTTCCAGATCTACTGA